In the Arthrobacter sp. Soc17.1.1.1 genome, CAGCGAGGGCCCGCCGCCGTCGCGCGCCCTGTCCACTGCGGCTCCGAGCACGGCGAGGAGTGCCGCGAGGTCGTTGCCGTCCACACGCTCGCCGGGCATGCCGTAGCCGATGGCCTTGTGCGCCAGGGAGGGGGCCACGCTCTGGTTCTTCAGCGGCACCGAGATCGCGAACTCGTTGTTCTGGATGAAGAAGACCACGGGGACGTGGAAGACGGCGGCGAAGTTCAGTGCCTCGTGGAAATCGCCCTCGCTCGTCGCACCGTCACCGCACATGGCGAGGACCACGGTGGACTCGCCGCGCAGCTTCGCGGCATGGGCCACGCCGACCGCGTGCAGCAGCTGCGTAGCGAGCGGAGTGGCCTGGGTGGCGACACGGTGCTCGTACGGGTCGTAGCCCGCGTGCCAGTCCCCGCGCAGCAGCGTGAGCACCTCGAGGGGATCGACGCCGCGCGTGATGACGGCGACCGTGTCACGGTAGGTGGGGAACAGCCAGTCCTCCCCGCCCAGTACGACGGCGGCCGCGACCTGGCACGCCTCCTGACCGTGCGACGACGGGTAGACCGCGAGTCGTCCCTGCCGGACGAGGGCATTGGCCTGGTCGTTGATGCGGCGCCCTGCGACCAGGCGACCGTAGGCACCGAGGATCCGCTTGCCGTCCGGCATCGGATAGCGCCCGTCGCCGGTCGGCTGCCCGTCCTGGTCGACCAGCTGCACGGGCTCCGCCGAGGGAAGCAGGGTGTGCGCCGACGGTGTTCCGCCGGGCGCTCCGCCCATCAGGCTTCCACGTCCCTTGTTCGTTGCCGTACTCATTCCGCCTCCATCACGCGCCGCACGAGCGGTGCCTCGTCCAGCTGGGAGCGGTAGCTCCGGCGCTGGATGCTGTGTAGATCAAGTATGGTCAGCGCGCTTGTTTTGTATCCACGAAGTTGCAGGACTCTGGATGATGACGATCGATAGGCGGTATTCTTTGGACGAATTGGCAGTGTGAGCTGGATTACGCGAAGGAGCGTGGACACGTGGCGGACGGCACACTCGACGACGTCGACCGGAAGATCCTCGCCGAGCTGACGAGAGATGGCCGGCAGTCCGTCACCTCGGTGGCAGAACGGGTGCACATCTCCCGCGCGCACGCGTACTCGCGCATCGCGAGGCTCACCGAGGACGGGGTCCT is a window encoding:
- the pdhA gene encoding pyruvate dehydrogenase (acetyl-transferring) E1 component subunit alpha, with the protein product MSTATNKGRGSLMGGAPGGTPSAHTLLPSAEPVQLVDQDGQPTGDGRYPMPDGKRILGAYGRLVAGRRINDQANALVRQGRLAVYPSSHGQEACQVAAAVVLGGEDWLFPTYRDTVAVITRGVDPLEVLTLLRGDWHAGYDPYEHRVATQATPLATQLLHAVGVAHAAKLRGESTVVLAMCGDGATSEGDFHEALNFAAVFHVPVVFFIQNNEFAISVPLKNQSVAPSLAHKAIGYGMPGERVDGNDLAALLAVLGAAVDRARDGGGPSLVEAHTYRMQAHTNADDATRYRSAEDVERWVPRDPIVRMRSYLRALGLLTEEGERVLADEADAVAAAIRSGLNTEVDVNPAELFEYVYTEKTSQLREQAALLREELARDADAEAAGTDGSTGGDQR